GTGTGTAACCAGCCCTTGATGAAGGTCTCGGCCGTAGCCTGCGGCTTGTTCCAGTAACCGGCCACGACATTGGGCCCACGCACCAGCAGTTCACCCACACCTGTTTGTGGGTCGGGCTCGACCACGTCGAGATCGACGACGGGAGCCGGGAAGCCGACGCTGTCGGCATGTTCGACGGCATGCTCGTGGGGCAGAAAGGTGCTGATCGACGAGGTCTCCGTCAGCCCGAAGCCGTTGCCGACGCGGGCGTTGGGAAACTTCGCCATGATCTGGTGCACGAGCGCCGGGGCGATAGGCGCGCCGCCGTAGCTGGCCCAGCGCACGCCGGACATGTCGAACTCGGAGAAGTTGGGCTGCTGGATGGCGAACCAGTAGATCGCCGGCACCGACACCAGCAGGTTGATGCGCTCATCGCGGATGGCGTGCAGGAAAGCCTGCACATCGAAGGCCCGCATGATCACCGTGGTGCCGCCCTGTTCGACCGTCGGGAGAAGCTGGCTGTCGCACCCGGTGGCGTGAAAGAGCGGCACCGAAATCAAGTTACGGATGCCGCGCCCATCGACCGGCAGGTGCACGACACGCCGCGCCGTCTCCGTGTTCGATAGGAAGTTGGCGTGCGTCGTCATCGCACCCTTTGGAAACCCGGTGGTGCCGCTGGTGTAGAACAGCGCGGCAAGATCGTCGATTGCAAGATCCTCGACGACGAACGGCGCCCCGTCGGGAAGAGGCTGGCCCGGCTCGAACACGAGACGAGAGCCCGAGTCTTCCACCACGTACTTCACCTCCGGCTCGGCAAAGCGCGTATTCACCGGCACCACCACCGCGCCAGCCATCAGTCCGCCGAAGAAACTCAGCACCCAATCGAGCCCGTTGGGGAGATGATTGGCCACCCGATCTCCCCGCTTGATCCCTTGCGCCCGCAAGCCGCCGGCAACGCGGACACACCGATCCCACAGTTGCTGATACGTGACTCGTTCTCCGCCGATCTCGACGATGGCCTCGGCATCGGGAATGCGGTCGACCGTCCTTCGCAACATCTCGACCAGCGAACGCGGCCGGTCGAGATAGCGCGCGATGCCGTCGGCGCCGCGCGCAATGCCGCTCATGTCGAAGGGCTGCGCCCGGCCTCGGTGCGGTGGGCCGCTCCCCGCTGGGTCGCTCCGGGCGGCTTCGGGCGAAACGTGACTCGCGGACGACGACTTTCCGCCTTCAGGCGCCCTGGCCATCAGTACGCTCCTCCGTGCTCGAAAATGCGCCGCGGGTTCTCGACCATCATCTGACGGATCTGTGCCTCGGTGACCCCCCGCACGCGAAGGGCCGGCAGCACCTCATCGGAGATCAACGTGTATTTCCATTTGGGCAGCGCCGCCTCCTTCATTTCGACGTCCATCCAGTCGATGAAGCAGGAGGCGTCGTGGGACAGAACCATTTTGCCCGCGTAGCCTTGCTTGCACAGCTCAGCCACGGTGTTCACCCGATCCTCGAACGGCAGCATCACATCGATGCCGAAGCGGTCCATGCCGATGTAGGAGCCGTTGTCCGCCAGTTCCTTCAGGTAATCCAAATCAGTGGTGTCGCCGCAGTGGCCGATGATCACGCGGCTCAGATCGACGCCCTCCTCCTTGAACACGCGTTGCTGGTCTCGTCCGCGATGCGTGTGAGCGTGCGTGTGCGTGGTGATCGGCACACCGGTCCGGCGGTGCGCCTGGGCAACGGCGCGCAGCACGCGCTCAACCCCCGGCGTCAGACCGGCGACCTCGGTGGCGCACTTGAGTATGCCGGCCTTGACGCCGGTGCCGGCGATACCTTCGGTGATGTCCTTCACAAACATATCGACCATCACCTCCGGCCCATCGAGCGGTGTCCCGGGCCCGCGCAAATGGAAGTAGAACGGCAGCTCGTTGTAGGTATACAGGCCGGTCGCGGCGACGATGTTCAGCTTCGTCTGCCGCGCGACGCGCTCAATGCGAGGGATGTGGCGGCCAAGACCGATTACCGTGGGATCCACGA
This region of Candidatus Binatia bacterium genomic DNA includes:
- a CDS encoding AMP-binding protein, whose product is MSGIARGADGIARYLDRPRSLVEMLRRTVDRIPDAEAIVEIGGERVTYQQLWDRCVRVAGGLRAQGIKRGDRVANHLPNGLDWVLSFFGGLMAGAVVVPVNTRFAEPEVKYVVEDSGSRLVFEPGQPLPDGAPFVVEDLAIDDLAALFYTSGTTGFPKGAMTTHANFLSNTETARRVVHLPVDGRGIRNLISVPLFHATGCDSQLLPTVEQGGTTVIMRAFDVQAFLHAIRDERINLLVSVPAIYWFAIQQPNFSEFDMSGVRWASYGGAPIAPALVHQIMAKFPNARVGNGFGLTETSSISTFLPHEHAVEHADSVGFPAPVVDLDVVEPDPQTGVGELLVRGPNVVAGYWNKPQATAETFIKGWLHTGDLARIDAQGLTYIVDRKKDMIDRGGENVYCVEVENALQAHPAVFEVAVVGVPDTMMGEKVGAIIVPAPGQTIDPAELRAFARQHLADFKIPEYIVVRNELLPRNPAGKVLKAPLRHQTEWGKPLR
- a CDS encoding phosphotriesterase-related protein, translated to MHVETVRGLIDTYTLGVTLMHEHVFVLSPEIQQNYPGNWNEEERVADAVAKLNELKSRGVDTLVDPTVIGLGRHIPRIERVARQTKLNIVAATGLYTYNELPFYFHLRGPGTPLDGPEVMVDMFVKDITEGIAGTGVKAGILKCATEVAGLTPGVERVLRAVAQAHRRTGVPITTHTHAHTHRGRDQQRVFKEEGVDLSRVIIGHCGDTTDLDYLKELADNGSYIGMDRFGIDVMLPFEDRVNTVAELCKQGYAGKMVLSHDASCFIDWMDVEMKEAALPKWKYTLISDEVLPALRVRGVTEAQIRQMMVENPRRIFEHGGAY